A genome region from Actinomycetota bacterium includes the following:
- a CDS encoding 1-deoxy-D-xylulose-5-phosphate reductoisomerase, whose protein sequence is MSRVRLAILGSTGSIGRQALDVAARFPDRIEVVALAANSNAGLLAEQAAAFAVAHTALASADGPEAVVRLAALEGVDVVLNALVGAAGLRATIAALTSGRRLALANKESLVVGGELVMRLAAPGALLPVDSEHSAIFQCLAGEDPGEVARIWLTASGGPFRGMTREQLAEVTPEQALRHPRWSMGPKITIDSATLMNKGLEAIEAHHLFGVGYDRITVVVHPQSCVHSMVEFADGSVKAHLGATDMRVPIQYALSYPERWEAPVPPVDFTQAGSLEFGAPESDTFRCLALALEAGRAGGTVPAAMNAANEVAVAAFLAGRCRLTDIDRVVEGVVGGTSREDLESVEQVEAVDADARARAVALLGS, encoded by the coding sequence ATGAGCCGGGTGCGCCTGGCGATACTCGGGTCGACCGGGTCGATCGGGCGGCAGGCGCTCGACGTCGCGGCGCGCTTCCCGGACCGCATCGAGGTGGTCGCCCTCGCCGCCAACAGCAACGCCGGCCTGCTCGCCGAGCAGGCGGCCGCGTTCGCCGTCGCGCACACTGCCCTCGCGTCGGCCGATGGGCCCGAGGCCGTTGTGCGCCTTGCGGCCCTCGAGGGCGTCGACGTGGTCTTGAACGCGCTCGTCGGCGCGGCCGGACTGCGCGCCACCATCGCCGCGCTGACTTCCGGCAGGCGCCTCGCCCTGGCCAACAAGGAGTCGCTCGTCGTCGGTGGCGAGCTGGTCATGCGCCTCGCAGCCCCGGGCGCGCTCCTGCCGGTCGACTCGGAGCACTCGGCCATCTTCCAGTGCCTGGCGGGGGAGGACCCCGGCGAGGTCGCCCGGATCTGGCTCACCGCGTCCGGGGGGCCCTTCCGCGGCATGACGCGCGAGCAGCTCGCCGAGGTCACTCCCGAGCAGGCCCTCAGGCATCCGCGGTGGTCGATGGGGCCGAAGATCACCATCGACTCGGCCACGCTCATGAACAAGGGTCTCGAGGCGATCGAGGCGCACCACCTGTTCGGCGTGGGCTACGACCGCATCACCGTCGTCGTCCATCCGCAGTCGTGCGTGCACTCGATGGTCGAGTTCGCGGACGGTTCCGTCAAAGCCCACCTCGGCGCCACCGACATGCGCGTGCCCATCCAGTACGCGCTGTCGTACCCGGAGCGCTGGGAGGCGCCCGTGCCTCCGGTCGACTTCACGCAGGCCGGATCGCTGGAGTTCGGAGCCCCCGAGTCCGACACGTTCCGCTGCCTCGCCCTCGCCCTCGAGGCGGGCCGTGCGGGCGGCACGGTGCCCGCCGCCATGAACGCCGCCAACGAGGTCGCCGTCGCCGCGTTCCTCGCCGGGAGATGCCGGCTCACCGACATCGACCGCGTGGTCGAGGGCGTCGTCGGCGGCACCTCCCGCGAGGACCTCGAGTCCGTCGAGCAGGTCGAGGCGGTCGACGCCGACGCGCGGGCGCGTGCCGTGGCGCTCCTCGGCTCATAG